Proteins from one Bombus pyrosoma isolate SC7728 linkage group LG16, ASM1482585v1, whole genome shotgun sequence genomic window:
- the LOC122576249 gene encoding general odorant-binding protein 56d-like gives MRSPAIIFAFCLVGALALTEDQKAKLEEYRTACTTESGVDPQVVENAKKGNVAQDDEKLACFSFCMLRKIGIMDEDGDIKEDVAKEKMVAGGSPADKVDNVVSKCKHTTGPNKCKKAGNLMKCFLENKSFNVLESN, from the exons ATGCGCTCGCCCGCTATCATCTTTGCCTTCTGCCTAGTCGGTGCTTtg GCGCTCACAGAGGATCAAAAAGCCAAATTGGAGGAATACAGGACAGCTTGCACCACAGAGAGTGGTGTCGACCCAC AGGTAGTAGAAAATGCCAAGAAAGGCAATGTTGCTCAGGACGATGAAAAACTTGCTTGTTTCTCCTTTTGTATGCTGAGGAAGATCGGAATC ATGGACGAGGATGGAGACATCAAGGAAGACGTTGCGAAGGAAAAGATGGTAGCTGGCGGATCGCCCGCGGACAAAGTTGATAATGTGGTCTCCAAATGCAAACACACCA CTGGTCCCAACAAGTGCAAGAAGGCTGGTAACTTGATGAAGTGTTTCTTAGAGAACAAGAGCTTCAACGTACTTGAAAGCAACTAA